The following proteins come from a genomic window of Paucimonas lemoignei:
- a CDS encoding N-acetyltransferase GCN5 — MPRLVWLRNHMQHSDTLAQWLHQQFAYEFVEQPLADWQREFAEGQGNGDWQCLIALENDQLLGGAALAASDLPERPELGPWLACVFIAPQARKRGLAEQLIEGICDAAKANGTTRLYLHTYDRSDYYAKRGWQVQEFFRAWGKEQRLMLRDL; from the coding sequence ATGCCCCGCCTGGTTTGGCTGCGTAACCATATGCAACACAGCGACACCCTGGCGCAGTGGCTGCATCAGCAGTTCGCATACGAGTTTGTTGAGCAGCCATTGGCCGATTGGCAACGCGAATTCGCGGAAGGCCAGGGCAACGGTGATTGGCAATGTCTGATCGCCCTGGAGAATGACCAGCTACTTGGCGGCGCTGCACTTGCCGCCAGCGACTTGCCCGAACGCCCGGAGCTGGGGCCCTGGCTAGCCTGCGTCTTTATCGCCCCGCAGGCAAGGAAGCGAGGGTTGGCGGAACAATTGATAGAAGGCATCTGCGACGCCGCAAAGGCCAACGGCACCACGCGGTTGTACTTGCACACCTATGATCGCAGCGACTACTACGCCAAGCGTGGATGGCAGGTGCAGGAGTTTTTTCGGGCGTGGGGTAAGGAGCAGCGATTGATGCTGCGGGATCTTTGA